One Rosa chinensis cultivar Old Blush chromosome 5, RchiOBHm-V2, whole genome shotgun sequence genomic region harbors:
- the LOC112202179 gene encoding elongation factor 1-alpha → MGKEKSHINIVVIGHVDSGKSTTTGHLIYKLGGIDKRVIERFEKEAAEMNKRSFKYAWVLDKLKAERERGITIDIALWKFETTRYYCTVIDAPGHRDFIKNMITGTSQADCAVLIIDSTTGGFEAGISKDGQTREHALLAFTLGVKQMICCCNKMDATTPKYAKARYDEIVKEVSSYLKKVGYNPEKIAFVPISGFEGDNMIERSTNLDWYKGPTLLEALDQINEPKRPSDKALRLPLQDVYKIGGIGTVPVGRVETGIIKPGMVVTFGPSGLTTEVKSVEMHHESLPEALPGDNVGFNVKNVAVKDLKRGYVASNSKDDPAKEAANFTSQVIIMNHPGQIGNGYAPVLDCHTSHIAVKFGEILTKIDRRSGKELEKEPKFLKNGDAGMVKMLPTKPMVVETFSEYPPLGRFAVRDMRQTVAVGVIKNVEKKEPSGAKVTKSAAKKK, encoded by the exons ATGGGTAAGGAAAAGTCCCACATCAACATCGTGGTCATAGGCCACGTCGACTCTGGCAAGTCTACCACTACAGGTCACTTGATCTACAAGCTTGGTGGTATTGACAAGCGTGTGATCGAGAGGTTCGAGAAGGAGGCTGCTGAGATGAACAAAAGGTCATTCAAGTATGCTTGGGTGTTGGACAAGCTTAAGGCTGAGCGTGAGCGTGGTATCACCATTGATATTGCCTTGTGGAAGTTTGAGACCACAAGGTACTACTGCACTGTCATAGATGCTCCCGGGCATCGTGATTTCATCAAGAACATGATTACTGGTACCTCCCAGGCTGATTGCGCCGTCCTCATTATCGATTCCACCACTGGTGGTTTTGAAGCTGGTATTTCCAAGGATGGTCAGACCCGTGAGCACGCTCTGCTTGCTTTCACTCTTGGTGTCAAGCAGATGATCTGTTGCTGTAACAAG ATGGATGCCACCACTCCCAAGTATGCCAAGGCAAGGTACGATGAAATCGTGAAGGAAGTCTCTTCCTACCTGAAGAAGGTTGGATACAACCCAGAGAAAATTGCCTTTGTTCCCATCTCTGGATTTGAGGGTGATAACATGATTGAGAGGTCCACCAATCTCGACTGGTACAAGGGTCCTACCCTTCTTGAGGCGCTCGACCAGATCAACGAGCCAAAGAGGCCCTCAGACAAGGCCCTCCGTCTCCCACTTCAGGACGTGTACAAGATTGGTGGCATTGGAACTGTGCCTGTGGGACGTGTTGAGACTGGGATCATCAAGCCTGGTATGGTGGTGACCTTTGGTCCCAGTGGGCTGACTACTGAAGTTAAGTCTGTTGAGATGCACCATGAATCTCTCCCAGAGGCTCTTCCTGGTGACAACGTCGGGTTCAATGTGAAGAATGTTGCTGTCAAGGATCTCAAGCGTGGTTACGTTGCTTCCAACTCCAAGGATGACCCTGCCAAGGAAGCTGCTAACTTCACCTCACAGGTCATCATCATGAACCACCCTGGCCAGATTGGAAATGGATATGCTCCAGTGCTCGACTGCCACACCTCCCACATTGCTGTCAAGTTTGGTGAGATTTTGACAAAGATTGACAGGCGATCTGGTAAGGAGCTTGAGAAGGAGCCCAAGTTCTTGAAGAATGGTGATGCTGGTATGGTTAAGATGCTTCCCACCAAGCCCATGGTTGTGGAGACCTTCTCTGAGTACCCACCTCTAGGTCGTTTTGCTGTGAGGGACATGCGTCAGACAGTTGCTGTTGGAGTCATCAAGAATGTTGAGAAGAAGGAGCCTTCTGGTGCCAAGGTGACCAAGTCTGCTGCTAAGAAGAAGTGA
- the LOC112201560 gene encoding pentatricopeptide repeat-containing protein At2g27800, mitochondrial translates to MISLRRYCCRNSCMLKNLNNKLFCEHPFHQDLSNLKSMDAHSYSLNPINSTLRPIHYLTEPHFDIVPKVASNGFLGIYKRFSLHKFYSSPSRSFRRRENKRLESSRKPTLNEAQFQRSVSQLLPRFTPEELCDVITKQDDPLVCLELFNWASQQSRFKHDVNSYHITIKKLGVAKMYEEMDDIVNQVLAISHMGSEALFNSIIYFFTEARKLTRAVNIFKHMKNSRNMDCRPSVRTYNILFTAFLSRGCNTYINHMYMETIRCLFRQMVNDGIEPDIYTLNSMIKGYVLSLHVNDALRVFHQMGVVYNCLPNTFSYDYLIHGLCAQGRTNNAKQLCNEMKTKGFIPSSKSYNSLVNALALSGEIEEAVKYLWEMIEKRRSTEFITYKTVLDEMCRQGQVGQAMKLLKEFQEKDILSGHAYRKLRYVLEDDYGDSVSHTRLR, encoded by the exons ATGATTTCTCTTCGTAGATATTGCTGCAGAAATAGTTGCATGCTCAAAAACCTCAATAACAAGCTCTTTTGTGAACACCCTTTTCATCAAGACTTGTCCAACCTGAAGAGCATGGATGCTCATTCATATAGTTTGAATCCCATTAATAGTACTCTGAGGCCAATACACTATTTGACTGAACCCCACTTTGACATAGTACCCAAAGTTGCTTCCAATGGATTTCTTGGTATATACAAGCGATTTTCATTGCATAAGTTTTACTCATCCCCATCCCGATCTTTTAGAaggagagaaaataaaagattagaATCCAGTAGAAAACCAACCCTTAATGAAGCCCAATTTCAAAGGTCTGTATCCCAGTTGTTGCCTAGATTTACACCTGAAGAACTATGCGATGTTATAACTAAGCAAGATGATCCTCTTGTGTGTTTAGAGTTGTTCAATTGGGCATCGCAACAGTCGCGGTTCAAACATGATGTTAACAGCTATCACATTACAATAAAGAAACTTGGTGTAGCTAAGATGTACGAAGAGATGGATGACATTGTCAACCAAGTGCTTGCTATCTCTCACATGGGTTCTGAGGCGCTTTTCAATTCCATTATCTACTTTTTCACAGAAGCTCGGAAGTTGACTAGAGCTGTCAATATATTTAAACACATGAAGAATAGTAGAAACATGGACTGTAGGCCTTCAGTTAGGACATACAATATTCTGTTTACTGCCTTTTTGAGTAGGGGATGTAATACCTACATAAATCACATGTATATGGAAACCATAAGATGTCTGTTTAGGCAAATGGTGAATGATGGGATTGAACCCGATATTTATACTTTGAATTCAATGATTAAGGGGTATGTTCTTTCCCTTCATGTGAATGATGCACTTAGAGTATTCCATCAGATGGGTGTGGTCTATAACTGCCTGCCAAACACATTTTCCTATGATTATCTCATCCATGGATTATGTGCTCAAGGCCGAACAAACAATGCTAAGCAGTTGTGCAATGAAATGAAGACTAAAGGGTTTATCCCGAGTAGTAAATCCTACAACTCGCTTGTGAATGCTTTGGCTCTTAGTGGAGAGATTGAGGAGGCAGTGAAGTATTTGTGGGAGATGATTGAGAAGCGAAGGTCAACTGAATTCATTACTTATAAGACAGTACTTGATGAAATGTGCAGACAAGGACAGGTTGGACAGGCAATGAAGTTGCTAAAAGAATTTCAAGAGAAAGACATTCTGAGTGGGCATGCTTACAGGAAGCTCCGATATGTGCTTGAAGATGACTATGGAGATTCTGTTTCCCATACTCGATTGAG ATAA
- the LOC112166136 gene encoding histidine biosynthesis bifunctional protein hisIE, chloroplastic, translating into MQGFANREAVATTISSRKATFYSRSRSALWTKGETSNNFINVHDIFLDCDRDSIIYLGKPDGPTCHTGAETCYYTSLIDLLEDQQSGGDKFPLTTLNSLESTIAKRKGELEVPQPGKPSWTRRLLLDEKLLCSKIREEADELCRTLEENEDKSRTAAEMGDVLYHSMVLLALKDGKMEDVLEILRRRFSQSGIEEKRSRKTQG; encoded by the exons ATGCAAGGGTTTGCAAACAGGGAAGCAGTGGCTACAACAATCTCCTCCCGGAAGGCCACATTCTACAGTCGGTCGCGATCAGCACTGTGGACAAAGGGAGAGACCTCCAATAATTTCATTAATGTCCATGACATCTTCCTTGATTGTGATCGAGACTCT ATAATATACCTAGGGAAGCCTGATGGCCCTACTTGCCACACAGGAGCAGAGACTTGCTACTACACCTCGTTGATTGATTTGTTAGAAGATCAGCAG AGCGGAGGAGATAAATTCCCGTTGACCACTCTGAACTCTTTAGAATCTACAATTGCAAAGCGAAAAGGAGAACTAGAAGTCCCACAACCTGGAAAGCCCTCGTGGACGAGACGACTACTACTTGATGAGAAATTGTTGTGTTCGAAAATCAG GGAAGAGGCAGATGAGCTATGTCGAACATTAGAGGAGAATGAGGATAAGTCACGTACTGCTGCAGAGATGGGAGATGTGCTCTATCATTCCATGGTTCTGCTGGCCCTTAAAGATGGAAAAATGGAAGATGTTCTAGAAATTCTACGACGTAGATTTTCTCAGTCGGGTATCGAGGAAAAGAGAAGTCGCAAGACACAAGGCTAG